From the Lampris incognitus isolate fLamInc1 chromosome 6, fLamInc1.hap2, whole genome shotgun sequence genome, one window contains:
- the bpgm gene encoding bisphosphoglycerate mutase, whose translation MSKHKLFLLRHGEGAWNKENRFCSWVDQKLSEAGVAEAQECGRLLKEQGYKFDQVFTSILSRSVHTAWLVLEAMGQEWVPVIKSWRLNERHYGALIGLNRAEMALNHGEEQVKLWRRSYDITPPVIDESHPYFLEIYNDRRYNTCDVPKESLPKAESLKEVLDRLLPYWDSTVVPEIKRGRTVLIAAHGNSCRALLKHLEGISDEDIVNVTLPTGIPVLLELDDNLRPVKPRKLLGDQTKIQAAIKKVEDQGKANSSA comes from the exons ATGTCCAAACACAAACTGTTTCTGCTGAGGCATGGGGAGGGGGCGTGGAACAAGGAGAACCGTTTCTGCAGCTGGGTGGACCAGAAGCTGAGCGAGGCTGGCGTGGCGGAGGCCCAGGAGTGCGGCCGGCTCCTCAAGGAGCAGGGCTACAAGTTTGACCAGGTGTTCACCTCCATACTCAGCCGCTCCGTCCATACTGCCTGGCTGGTGCTGGAGGCCATGGGCCAGGAGTGGGTTCCTGTGATCAAGTCCTGGAGGCTGAATGAGCGCCACTACGGGGCCCTGATTGGGTTGAACCGGGCCGAGATGGCTCTCAACCACGGGGAGGAGCAGGTGAAACTGTGGAGGCGGAGCTACGACATCACGCCGCCCGTAATCGACGAATCCCACCCTTACTTCCTGGAGATCTACAACGACCGCAGGTACAACACCTGTGACGTGCCGAAGGAGAGCCTCCCCAAGGCAGAGAGCCTGAAGGAGGTGCTGGACCGGCTCCTGCCTTACTGGGATAGCACAGTGGTACCAGAGATAAAGAGAGGTCGAACTGTTCTCATCGCCGCCCATGGCAACAGTTGCCGTGCCCTGCTGAAGCATCTGGAAG GTATATCAGACGAGGACATCGTCAACGTGACTTTGCCCACTGGAATTCCAGTTTTGCTGGAGCTGGATGACAACCTTCGGCCCGTGAAGCCTCGGAAGCTCCTGGGAGACCAGACGAAGATCCAGGCAGCCATCAAGAAGGTGGAGGACCAGGGAAAAGCCAACTCGTCCGCCTGA